The Streptomyces kanamyceticus genome window below encodes:
- a CDS encoding malate dehydrogenase yields MTRTPVNVTVTGAAGQIGYALLFRIASGHLLGADVPVNLRLLEITPALKAAEGTAMELDDCAFPLLNSIEISDDPNVAFDGANVALLVGARPRTKGMERGDLLEANGGIFKPQGKAINDNAADDIKVLVVGNPANTNALIAQAAAPDVPAERFTAMTRLDHNRALSQLAKKTGSSVADIKRLTIWGNHSATQYPDIFHAEIAGKNAADVVSDQAWLADDFIPTVAKRGAAIIEARGASSAASAANAAIDHVHTWVNGTAAGDWTSMGIPSDGSYGVPEGLISSFPVTTKDGQYEIVQGLSINEFSRTRIDASVQELAEEREAVRGLGLI; encoded by the coding sequence ATGACCCGCACTCCCGTGAATGTCACCGTCACCGGCGCGGCCGGCCAGATCGGCTACGCGCTGCTCTTCCGCATCGCATCGGGCCACCTGCTCGGCGCGGACGTGCCGGTCAACCTGCGCCTTCTCGAGATCACGCCGGCGCTGAAGGCCGCCGAGGGCACCGCCATGGAGCTCGACGACTGCGCCTTCCCGCTGCTGAACTCGATCGAGATCAGTGACGACCCGAACGTCGCCTTCGACGGCGCCAACGTCGCGCTGCTCGTCGGCGCCCGCCCCCGTACCAAGGGCATGGAGCGCGGTGACCTCCTGGAGGCCAACGGCGGCATCTTCAAGCCGCAGGGCAAGGCCATCAACGACAACGCCGCCGACGACATCAAGGTGCTCGTCGTCGGCAACCCGGCCAACACCAACGCGCTCATCGCGCAGGCCGCCGCCCCGGACGTACCGGCCGAGCGCTTCACCGCGATGACCCGCCTGGACCACAACCGCGCGCTCTCGCAGCTCGCGAAGAAGACCGGTTCCTCGGTCGCCGACATCAAGCGGCTCACCATCTGGGGCAACCACTCCGCCACCCAGTACCCGGACATCTTCCACGCGGAGATCGCCGGTAAGAACGCCGCGGACGTCGTGAGCGACCAGGCCTGGCTCGCCGACGACTTCATCCCGACCGTCGCCAAGCGCGGCGCCGCGATCATCGAGGCCCGTGGCGCGTCCTCCGCCGCCTCCGCCGCCAACGCCGCCATCGACCACGTCCACACGTGGGTGAACGGCACGGCCGCCGGTGACTGGACCTCCATGGGCATCCCGTCCGACGGTTCGTACGGCGTCCCGGAGGGCCTGATCTCCTCCTTCCCCGTCACCACCAAGGACGGCCAGTACGAGATCGTCCAGGGCCTGTCGATCAACGAGTTCTCACGCACGCGCATCGACGCCTCCGTCCAGGAGCTCGCCGAGGAGCGCGAGGCCGTGCGCGGTCTCGGTCTGATCTGA
- a CDS encoding MFS transporter, with translation MLTLCACVMAAQGMVAAINLLVPQLSSSALHPSPSQLLWTVDAYVIAFAGLLIPAGALGDRYGRKGALLAGLGLFAAGAAVSALAGSSATLIAGRAVSGAGAALIMPATLSVLMRVTPLAHRPRALASWALSAGLGGLAGNIGGGLIGSYLPWQALFWVMVPLAALLALAVALTTPRTDKAVQTPALDPLGTLLLTGGLLALLFGIIESPLHGWTSARILTAFAAGALLIALFVSHALRSPAPLFDPRIFASARLRAATLGTAVSFFGLFSLFYVNSQFLQYEKGYGAARAGLAIIPLTVGMVVIPRIAARWSEHPRPVAGGGLLLIGIGLLGASTATGSTPYAVYACWLLVISAGTGLCMPALTMSVVTSLPPHQAGLGSGLSTSAREVGAALGVAVTGTALASHSGDGFAGGMEAALRIVALVVIAAAGLVTLGYGKTAPRV, from the coding sequence CTGCTCACCCTGTGCGCCTGCGTCATGGCCGCCCAGGGCATGGTCGCCGCGATCAACCTCCTTGTCCCGCAGCTGAGTTCGTCCGCGCTGCACCCCTCCCCCAGCCAGCTCCTGTGGACCGTCGACGCCTACGTCATCGCCTTCGCGGGCCTGCTCATCCCGGCGGGCGCGCTCGGCGACCGCTACGGCCGCAAGGGCGCGCTCCTCGCCGGTCTCGGCCTCTTCGCGGCGGGCGCCGCCGTCAGCGCGCTCGCCGGTTCATCGGCGACGCTGATCGCGGGACGGGCGGTCTCCGGCGCGGGAGCCGCGCTGATCATGCCCGCCACCCTGTCGGTCCTGATGCGCGTCACCCCGCTCGCCCACCGCCCGCGCGCACTCGCCTCCTGGGCGCTCTCCGCCGGACTGGGCGGCCTCGCGGGCAACATCGGCGGCGGGCTCATCGGCTCCTACCTGCCCTGGCAGGCGCTGTTCTGGGTGATGGTGCCGCTGGCCGCCCTGCTCGCACTGGCGGTGGCGCTGACAACTCCCCGTACGGACAAGGCAGTCCAGACCCCCGCCCTGGACCCCCTGGGCACACTCCTGCTCACCGGCGGGCTGCTCGCGCTGCTCTTCGGCATCATCGAGAGCCCGCTGCACGGCTGGACATCGGCGCGCATCCTGACAGCCTTCGCGGCGGGCGCGTTGCTCATCGCCCTCTTCGTCAGCCACGCGCTGCGCTCCCCGGCGCCCCTCTTCGACCCCCGGATCTTCGCCTCGGCACGGCTGCGCGCGGCGACCCTGGGCACGGCGGTGAGCTTCTTCGGCCTCTTCTCGCTCTTCTACGTCAACTCGCAGTTCCTGCAGTACGAGAAGGGGTACGGCGCCGCACGCGCGGGCCTCGCGATCATCCCGCTCACGGTCGGCATGGTCGTGATCCCCAGGATCGCGGCACGCTGGTCGGAACACCCCCGCCCGGTGGCGGGCGGCGGCCTGCTCCTGATCGGCATCGGCCTGCTGGGCGCGTCGACCGCGACCGGCTCGACGCCCTACGCGGTCTACGCCTGCTGGCTGCTGGTCATCTCGGCGGGCACGGGCCTGTGCATGCCCGCGCTGACGATGAGCGTCGTCACCTCGCTCCCGCCCCACCAGGCGGGCCTCGGCTCCGGCCTCAGCACCTCGGCACGCGAGGTGGGCGCGGCACTGGGCGTGGCCGTCACGGGCACGGCCCTGGCCTCGCACAGCGGGGATGGCTTCGCGGGCGGGATGGAGGCGGCGCTGCGGATCGTGGCGCTGGTGGTGATCGCGGCGGCGGGTCTGGTCACGCTGGGCTACGGCAAGACGGCGCCCCGCGTCTGA
- a CDS encoding LysR family transcriptional regulator has product MRVTQSSAAGPGGLDLNLLAALDVLLDEQSVSGAARRLHLSEPAMSRTLGRIRKALGDPVLVRAGRHMVPTPHALAVRAEVGAVVERARALFAGPGAVDVRTVSRTFTILGSDAVAAAYGPKLFARAADEAPGVRLRFLGESHVDAPVLRQGTADLELGVIDTTAPEVHVEHFRDDRMLGVVRPGHPLLKGKLTARRLAEASHLTVSRRGRLAGPLDAALAELGLSRRVVGSVATFSSSLFVLLRTDLVGLGASWVSPLAEAMGLVTFEMPLDLPLLPLGMAWHPRHDADPAHAWLRACARDLLAGE; this is encoded by the coding sequence ATGCGCGTGACGCAATCCAGCGCTGCGGGTCCCGGCGGCCTCGATCTCAATCTGCTCGCCGCCCTCGACGTGCTGCTCGACGAGCAGAGCGTGTCCGGCGCCGCCCGCCGACTGCATCTGTCGGAGCCCGCGATGAGCCGCACCCTCGGCCGCATCCGCAAGGCCCTGGGCGATCCGGTCCTGGTCAGGGCGGGTCGGCACATGGTGCCCACGCCGCACGCGCTGGCCGTGCGGGCCGAGGTGGGCGCGGTGGTGGAGCGGGCCCGCGCGCTCTTCGCGGGGCCCGGCGCCGTGGACGTTCGGACGGTCTCGCGTACGTTCACGATCCTCGGCTCGGACGCGGTCGCCGCCGCGTACGGGCCGAAACTCTTCGCACGCGCGGCCGACGAGGCGCCGGGGGTGCGGCTCCGCTTCCTCGGCGAGAGCCATGTGGACGCGCCCGTACTGCGTCAGGGCACCGCCGATCTGGAGCTCGGGGTGATCGACACGACCGCGCCCGAGGTGCACGTCGAGCACTTCCGCGACGACCGCATGCTCGGTGTCGTACGGCCGGGACACCCGCTGCTCAAGGGGAAGCTGACGGCGCGTCGGCTCGCGGAGGCGAGCCATCTGACCGTCTCGCGCAGGGGGCGGCTGGCCGGGCCGCTGGATGCGGCCCTCGCCGAACTCGGCCTGAGCAGACGGGTGGTGGGCAGTGTGGCGACGTTCTCCTCGTCCCTCTTCGTCCTGCTGCGCACGGACCTGGTGGGCCTCGGCGCCTCCTGGGTCTCCCCGCTGGCGGAGGCCATGGGCCTGGTCACCTTCGAGATGCCGCTGGACCTTCCGCTCCTGCCGCTGGGCATGGCCTGGCATCCGCGGCACGACGCGGATCCGGCGCACGCGTGGCTGCGGGCGTGCGCGCGGGATCTGCTGGCGGGGGAGTGA